A region of Lycium barbarum isolate Lr01 chromosome 3, ASM1917538v2, whole genome shotgun sequence DNA encodes the following proteins:
- the LOC132633630 gene encoding fatty acyl-CoA reductase 2, chloroplastic-like has protein sequence MLLFKNIYPLNAGDPTKLCSKNYLSPSFDQYKISSFDNEKITRKITCLSSSFSSPHDQYFPLKAVTDAAAITMEDERVIIAQKANNGVGIIAFFEGKNILVTGATGFLAKALIEKMLRTTPKVNKIYLLIRAKDEEAAFHRLTSEIMESKLFKCLEEMHGESYKLFIQNKLVPVVGNIYEPNLGLDNITAHKIAQEIDLIVDSAAITAFDERYDLALDANVNGPYQLMMFAKKCKKLKLFMHYSTAYANGGREGLIFEKPFTMGESLTKEMITSNVPSLHVARELDLVSKLKSTINNNGLEQNLKELGIERAKLYGWQDTYSFTKAIGEMIINSMRDEIPILILRPSVITSSYKEPFSGWIQGFRTIDPLIFLYGKGELPCLLGDPDCLTDFVPVDMVVNATMAAIAKHGYLQNPELNVYHLASTYLNPVSLSQIFDYSYDFFHLFPYVNSKGDKVEVKEMKYFDKIANFSNYIWEVLSKEHRVQDLTEKELSRIQLRFKRKVEYLKHFSKLYEPYTFYKGWFHNGNVRKLMGEMSEQEKTSFEMDVTKINWRNYFLKTHIPGLQKNVLEGRKMRS, from the exons ATGCTTCTCTTCAAAAATATTTACCCCCTTAATGCAGGGGACCCAACTAAATTATGTTCTAAAAATTATCTTTCTCCTAGCTTTGATCAATATAAAATTTCATCCTTTGATAATGAAAAAATAACAAGGAAAATAACATGTTTGTCTTCATCTTTTTCTTCTCCTCATGATCAATATTTTCCACTTAAAGCAGTCACTGATGCTGCAGCCATAACCATGGAGGATGAAAGAGTAATTATAGCACAAAAAGCCAATAATGGTGTAGGGATTATTGCGTTTTTTGAAGGGAAGAACATTCTTGTCACTGGTGCTACAGGATTCCTTGCAAAAG CTCTGATAGAAAAAATGTTAAGAACAACACCAAAGGTTAACAAGATCTATTTGCTCATTAGGGCAAAGGATGAAGAAGCTGCATTTCACAGATTAACAAGTGAA ATTATGGAGTCAAAATTATTCAAATGCCTAGAAGAAATGCATGGTGAATCCTACAAGTTATTCATACAAAATAAATTGGTTCCCGTGGTTGGGAATATATATGAGCCAAATCTTGGTTTGGATAATATTACTGCTCACAAAATTGCTCAAGAAATTGATTTGATTGTTGACTCTGCAGCCATCACTGCATTTGACGAAAG GTATGACTTAGCTCTTGATGCTAACGTGAATGGTCCGTATCAACTCATGATGTTTGCAAAGAAATGCAAGAAACTTAAACTTTTTATGCATTATTCAACTG CATATGCAAATGGTGGAAGAGAAGGCTTAATTTTTGAGAAGCCATTTACCATGGGAGAAAGTTTAACAAAGGAAATGATCACTTCAAATGTTCCATCACTGCATGTTGCCAGAGAATTGGACCTTGTTTCAAAGTTGAAGAGCACTATTAATAATAATGGATTGGAGCAAAATTTGAAAGAATTAGGAATAGAGAG GGCAAAGTTGTATGGATGGCAAGACACATATTCATTCACAAAAGCCATTGGTGAAATGATCATAAATAGTATGAGGGATGAAATACCAATACTCATTCTTCGTCCTTCAGTAATAACAAGTAGCTATAAAGAACCTTTTTCAGGCTGGATACAAGGATTTAG GACAATCGACCCATTAATCTTTTTGTATGGAAAGGGGGAGCTTCCTTGTCTTCTTGGTGATCCAGATTGTCTTACTGATTTT GTTCCGGTTGATATGGTTGTAAATGCAACAATGGCTGCAATTGCAAAGCATGGATACTTGCAAAATCCAGAATTAAATGTCTATCATTTGGCATCAACATATTTGAATCCTGTCTCATTATCTCAGATTTTTGACTATTCTTATgattttttccatttatttccTTATGTTAATTCAAAAGGAGATAAAGTTGAGGTTAAGGAGATGAAATATTTTGACAAAATAGCAAACTTTTCAAATTATATCTGGGAGGTACTATCCAAGGAGCATAGAGTACAAGATTTAACTGAGAAAGAGCTTTCGAGGATTCAACTGCGATTTAAAAGGAAGGTGGAATATTTGAAGCATTTCAGCAAGCTCTATGAACCATACACATTCTACAAAGGATG GTTTCACAATGGCAACGTACGAAAGCTAATGGGAGAAATGTCTGAACAAGAGAAAACAAGCTTTGAAATGGATGTGACTAAAATTAATTGGAGAAATTACTTTCTAAAGACACACATTCCTGGTCTACAGAAAAATGTACTAGAAGGGAGAAAGATGCGTTCTTAA